One region of Salvelinus sp. IW2-2015 linkage group LG6.1, ASM291031v2, whole genome shotgun sequence genomic DNA includes:
- the etfb gene encoding electron transfer flavoprotein subunit beta — protein sequence MSRVLVGVKRVIDYAVKIRVKPDHSGVVTDGVKHSMNPFCEIAVEEAVKLKEKKFIKEVVAVSCGPTQVTETIRTALAMGCDRGIHVEVSGKDYEAMGPLQISKIFAALAKKEEASLVILGKQAIDDDCNQTGQMTAALLDWPQGTFASEVTIDGEKVKVVREIDGGLETIKISMPAVLTADLRLNTPRYATLPNIMKAKKKKIANMKPADLGVDMVSRLEVLRVDEPPTRLAGVKVETVDDLVAKLKANGTI from the exons ATGTCGCGGGTTCTTGTTGGAGTTAAACGTGTAATTGACTATGCTGTCAAG ATCCGCGTGAAGCCCGACCACAGCGGGGTggtgacagatggcgtcaagcactccatGAACCCCTTCTGTGAGATCGCTGTGGAGGAGGCCGTCAAACTCAAGGAGAAGAAGTTCATCAAAGAGGTGGTGGCCGTCAGCTGTGGGCCCACGCAAGTAACG gagaccATCCGTACTGCACTGGCCATGGGGTGTGACCGCGGCATCCACGTGGAGGTCTCAGGAAAAGACTACGAGGCCATGGGACCCCTGCAGATCTCCAAGATCTTTGCTGCCCTAGCCAAGAAGGAGGAGGCCTCACTCGTCATCCTGGGCAAACAG GCCATTGACGATGACTGTAACCAGACAGGTCAGATGACGGCAGCCTTGTTAGACTGGCCTCAg GGCACATTTGCCTCTGAGGTGACCATCGATGGGGAAAAGGTGAAGGTGGTGAGGGAAATCGATGGTGGTCTAGAGACCATCAAAATCAGCATGCCAGCCGTCCTCACAGCAGACCTTCGACTCAACACCCCCAGATACGCCACCCTGCCCAACATCATG aaagccaagaagaagaagatagCCAACATGAAACCAGCAGACCTGGGGGTGGACATGGTGTCGCGATTGGAGGTGTTGAGGGTGGACGAGCCCCCAACGAGACTGGCCGGAGTGAAGGTGGAGACGGTGGATGACCTYGTCGCCAAACTCAAGGCTAACGGAACAATCTAG